A window of Lentibacillus sp. Marseille-P4043 contains these coding sequences:
- a CDS encoding FAD-binding protein, giving the protein MNWDFEYDLVVVGSGASGFSAAITGAKENLKTILIEKENYFGGASALSGGGVWVPNNRYLIEAGSDDSFEEAKKYLDSTVGDKVSDEMKETYLKRGIEMLDYLHETSKHMRFSYAKDYSDYYPHLEGGKGEGRSIEPLIFNLNKLGDWRELLKPPTVDTKGFVMTGQDFRHVNMITRTWKGRLRSLSLGWRLINYLIFKIRYSALGQALIGRLALTYKELNGELWLNSPFLDYIVENDKVTGVKILKDGKETTVKANKGVIFASGGFSKNQEYRKKYLPSPTDKAWTSSPEGQTGDILDPTTKLGASLGFMNKVWGAPSIIDHEGKPFFLVADRAIPSMIITDHDGNRYINEPTPYHEFVDKMYEHNDKTNGKAIHSWIILDHKAKKRHLFAGLFPGQDFPKEYYEHDIVLKGNSITELEGKLNMPKGNLMKTVERYNGFAKTGKDLDFNRGETPHDRYYGDPTLKNPNLDEINKGPFYALKVYPGDIGTKGGVAIDKYARVLREDGTSIKGLYACGNCSAAVMGESYPGPGATIGPGMTFGHIAALHCRGN; this is encoded by the coding sequence ATGAATTGGGATTTTGAATATGATTTGGTTGTAGTGGGTTCAGGAGCATCTGGTTTTTCTGCGGCAATAACAGGTGCAAAAGAAAATTTGAAAACTATTTTAATTGAAAAGGAAAACTATTTTGGTGGAGCTTCAGCCCTTTCTGGCGGAGGCGTTTGGGTGCCGAATAACCGATATTTAATCGAAGCGGGATCGGATGATAGTTTTGAAGAGGCGAAGAAATATTTGGATTCAACCGTTGGAGATAAAGTTTCAGACGAAATGAAAGAAACTTATTTAAAACGAGGAATCGAAATGCTTGATTATCTACATGAAACATCAAAACATATGAGGTTTTCCTATGCAAAGGATTATTCTGATTATTATCCTCATTTAGAAGGTGGCAAAGGGGAAGGACGCTCAATTGAACCTTTAATTTTTAACCTTAATAAACTTGGCGATTGGAGAGAATTGTTGAAACCACCGACTGTAGATACAAAAGGATTCGTTATGACAGGACAAGATTTTCGTCATGTCAACATGATTACCCGAACCTGGAAGGGGAGATTAAGAAGTTTATCTTTGGGATGGAGATTGATTAACTATTTGATCTTTAAAATTCGTTATTCTGCTTTAGGGCAAGCGTTAATCGGAAGACTTGCTTTAACTTATAAGGAATTAAACGGGGAACTTTGGTTAAATAGCCCATTTCTTGATTATATTGTTGAAAATGATAAAGTTACCGGAGTTAAAATTCTAAAAGATGGAAAGGAAACAACTGTTAAAGCGAATAAAGGTGTTATATTTGCTTCGGGTGGTTTTTCAAAAAATCAAGAATACCGAAAGAAATATCTTCCGTCTCCTACTGATAAAGCATGGACTTCTTCACCTGAAGGACAAACAGGGGATATATTGGACCCGACAACTAAATTAGGTGCAAGCCTTGGCTTTATGAATAAGGTGTGGGGTGCACCGTCTATTATTGACCATGAAGGAAAACCTTTCTTCTTAGTAGCGGATAGAGCGATTCCTTCTATGATTATTACGGACCACGACGGAAATCGATATATAAACGAACCAACACCTTATCACGAATTCGTTGATAAAATGTATGAACATAACGATAAAACAAACGGAAAAGCAATTCATTCCTGGATTATTTTAGACCATAAAGCAAAGAAAAGACATCTTTTTGCAGGTTTGTTCCCAGGGCAGGATTTCCCAAAAGAATATTACGAACATGACATTGTTTTAAAGGGGAACAGCATTACTGAATTAGAAGGAAAATTGAATATGCCAAAAGGGAATTTGATGAAAACAGTTGAACGTTATAATGGTTTTGCAAAAACAGGCAAAGATTTGGATTTCAATAGAGGAGAGACACCTCATGACAGATATTACGGCGACCCGACTTTGAAAAATCCAAATCTTGATGAAATCAATAAGGGTCCGTTTTATGCTTTAAAAGTGTATCCAGGCGATATTGGAACAAAGGGTGGCGTCGCAATTGACAAATATGCCCGTGTTTTAAGAGAGGACGGAACCTCAATCAAAGGATTGTATGCTTGTGGCAACTGTTCTGCTGCTGTTATGGGGGAATCTTACCCAGGACCCGGTGCAACAATTGGACCTGGTATGACATTTGGACATATTGCAGCACTTCATTGTAGGGGTAACTAA